The window GGACTTACCTGCACAAGATACAGACTTCATCACTATTCTGGAGGTAATAAAAACTTACCCCAATGGAAATTACATGAGGAGGAAAAGTTATCCATATTGTGCTAGTTTGGAGacgaaaatataaatatagaaagaaaaaaagaaagttatgaAAAATCCCTAGTTAATTTGGATGTAATCCTTAGGTtataaagagcaaaaaaaaaaaacgtatctTGTCCTCTACAACTTCTACTCCTACATAAACGAATTAACATTACAGTTGTTTAATTACTGAAATTATAACTCCGGGTGAAgtatgcaagtggtgttggtgaattattttgtgttcagttcttacaaaaaaaaatgttgcttttgCAATCTGCTGAcaagttaattatttattatagggTTGCGGGAGGCCtggtgcctatcccaggggagTCAGGATACAAGGCGGCTTgcgccctggacagggtgccaatccatcacaggacacatttgaacacacacacacacacacacacagtacaggcaatctgggaacgctaattagcctaatctgcacgtctttgtactgtgggagaaaaccggagtacccagaggaaacccactaagcatggggagaacatgcaaacttcatgcacgcaGACCAGGGGAGGGAATCGTAACCCTACTTTTAAGGTGCAACCCACAATGCCAACCACTACTTTACCATGCCgctggtgacaagttatccagtgattttcaaggatctggCGTTTTACTCCCTGAATGTGTACGGGAACGAGGCACTTCGACCGGGATGATGACCATTCATGGACGTATGGCCTTTTGTGAAAagtttgcactattcaaatgttATACGTGTCCTATCATGTACTGTGttcgaagtcttctgtaaacgtcaATCAATTTACGCCTTTTTTACAAGGAATTTCCAGTTTGACATAAACACCCCTCATACATTGACCTGTCTCTTTCGTAACTGTTAACACCGATGTTTAAATGTTAGTGGTGTCCcttatatctatttttttttttttgggatcaCCAGTGCACACCCACAGATGAGTCTGTACCCTGCAAAGAACTTAGTAATAACTAACatatcaaacatttacaaagtatGAACATTAGTCAAATCAACATAACATAAGCCACATAAGTTATTTATAGTACTGATAGTACTTTTGACTCCTCTTAGCACCCTATCtaatggttcttttttttttttttttttttttacctgggcTTCTATGCTCCCAGGTGGGATCTTTGGCAGATGGTGAGGCAACATAAATCAGAGGTATGCTTTTCACTGActcttccctctctcctgtAAAGTAATTGTTAAAcctggaggagaaaaaaaaagcacaaattgcTATACATATCTTTCAACAAGTGCTCAGACAAAGATGCTCTACATAATCATATATGGTGGACTAACACAGGAATTTGCAGTGTGCAGTAAACAAAGTCACTTACAGCTCGTCAAGATTATTTTCAGGGTACAACCAGTAGTTGCAGGCTTTCAGTCCCAGCTCTTCTTTGGTCCCATTCAGACCTAAAAAGATGCTGAGGCCAGCTTCTCCACGCTTCAGCATACTTAGCTGCTTGTGAATCGCTGTCACAAACAGCAGTGCGTACAcaatcacactcacacaccggttacaatgcaaaaataaaacctaCAGCTGTTACAACTGATTTATTAACCAGTAAACAGGAaatcatttatattttctataagaCACAATGGTGTCACCATCCATACACAATTTTGTTCATGCAACCACAAAAATCAGATCTAACAACAGGGTGAATTCAGAAGCATTGCcgaatatatttacagtatattccaaCTGAATATTTCTCCGTTTGaatatttacttccttttttttctgagacagAAAAGAGACGACAAATTACCCGCCTGTTAACTCCTGCCTCCAGCCCTTCCCCCACACCCTGCATGTGAAAGTGGTTGCAATTATTATTTGCCCCTCTGCATCCGTTCCGTCTCTATCTCACCTGGCCAAGCCTGCACCTCTTTAGGCAGTAGCTGCTGGTAAGTGTTGAAGATTCCTGCATCTGATATTACGATGGGAGCGTGTACATGGACCTCTTCTTGTCCCTTCATTACGCTCACCCCtgcaattaaaacacacaacataaatgaattaaatcacATGCAGAAATACAATTACGTTTATGGCTGATTAAGGCTACAATTACTTCTATGACCATCTAGATTAAAGATCACGAAATTCAATGACATTTTAGGGACAAGGCAACTTGTCCCTTAAGATATCTGGATATATACAGATATCTGGATATATAGCCGTGGCCGaaagtgaaattcaatgttttaatgatcttcttaatttttttaaataatgacagtCAAGATAGTAAGAATAATTAGTTATGTTATGGAATCTAATTGCTATACAATAATCAGTATTTAGTATGAAGGACTTTATTCTTCAGAACCGGCTGAATCCAGCTGGGAATAGAATTAAAAAGACCTCTACAGTACTCTGTTATGACTTGCTTGATCCATGCATGCTTGATTGCTTCATGAAAGTCATGCACAGAAGACAGTTTCTTAACCGGTACTGTCTTCTTCACCATTGTCCAGCAGTTTGCTTTTGGGATTAGGTCTGGAGATGATCCAGACAATGGCTCCAGACGCTGAAGACCATTTCCACATACTGTAGTCAGTTTCTCGCTAGCTCTTTAGTTAATTAGCACAAAACTTCCGCCAGATGTCCTAGAACTAATTAGTCAAATCACCCGTTTTCTGCACAGGGAGAATTACGATACatggcatactgtacatactgtatgttgcctTAATACTATTGGCCACCACAATTAAGTAGATATAGATTTCTAATGCGCAGGCAAGCAAATAATTTCCTGGGATgacatgagcaaaaaaaaaaaaagaaaaaaagaaccatGGTCACAATGGAACCTGCTTTTTCCTTTGTGATGCcagattataaataattacatattatGAAAGTAGAAAAGCACTTTCTTTCAAAAGGTTTCAAAGAATGCAAATCTTTTGGGTAACCATGTAAAACCCATTTAATCAAAATGTCAAATTTAGTTTTCTCATCAGAaatggaccaaaaaaaaaaagttagacaggaaaaaaaattcaaactgtCAAGATTTTAAGGCTTGTGAAAGTTTTGGACCTTTTTTGATATTACCTATAGCCTCACTGGCGGCATTGAGCAGGATGCGATTGACTGGTGCTCTAACAAGCACGGCTCCTCCTGCCTTCTCAATAATCGGGATCATGTTATAGGCGATCTGACTGGCACCTCCTTTAGGGTACCAGGCACCAGACAGGTAGTGGCACATCAACAAACTATGCATGGAGAAACTGGCTTCTTTGGGGGGATTtcctacaaaaacaaaaaaacacaattttttttccaatgtacagtacagcaatTTCTTTGCCATACATAGGTGTTACGCTTTAATTTTTACAATCCATCTAAAAACAGATAGGGTCACTAGCTGTGTGATCTTACCGTAGGTCCCGAAGATGTAGCAGAGCACAGCCCTGAGATCTTTGTTCTCTGTGAGGCTGTTCACCACGTCGGCCAGGCTGCGTGTTCCATAGTAGAAGAAGTAGGACAGGCGATTAACGATCCCTGTCCAAACCAGGAACTTGGCCACCGGAAGTGGGAGCAGCTTCAGCAGCAGCATCATCCCCACGTTATGGCCACATTTCTGGACAGAACATTACATCAGAGCCTGTTTATTAGCATGCAGTGCAAAGCTATATATTGTAAAAGCCGCTGTTAATGATAATTAATCAGCACCTCCATGACAATCATGGTAGAAATGAACATAGATgttatctatataaaaaaagtacattggtcagaacttgctctttcatacattggaggacccaaaacTTTGTCTGTATGTTTATACGTCTGGCTGTAcatatgtatgtctgtccataCAGATTTTGTCACAACATCTCGCAAagctggctggacagaatttaatttaaaaaaagactgcAGTCCTTAGGTATTTTCCAGcatttaacgttttttttttctttaactttaaatctaTATGCGTCACTCAACAGAGTCAATTAATGCTAATAGTTTACTGTGTATAGACAGAGTATGCGCAAGACAAAGAAATGACGGTAAGCACCTACATATAGAGGACTAAACATgacaattataaataaataagtgtaaataaataagtaaagaaatgcatacataaatacaacatACCCTGGAGAATtgctaaatgttttacttttgtttaagtatatttcaagatttatttatgaatttccacatttcttcatttatttatttttgtgttgtcaCATTTCTTatctatttttagattttccaaatatatttatttatgcatttccacatttctacatgtatttatttgtcgCTGTATGCTGATAAGGTATGCGGTCCCAGCCTTAGTCGAGACCATGATTGGGCCGCAGGGCACCTTAGACAGAAGCAATCATCTAATCACACTCCAAGAAGCTGAGCAATGTTTTCAGCAGTGCGGCCCAGAAGTAGATGAGCCTCAATTATTCGGAGGTAAATTGCAACGTGGATGCCCAAAGTTTCCTTCCTCTTTCTGCGTCAGGATATGAAGTTGACGGACAATTTCTTGAAGACAGTCAAACACGGGTTGGTTAAGGTCAACATCCATCTCAGCATCAAGCTAAACTAAATCATCCATTAATCTTCCGACACGATATAAAACGTAGTCATTTACTGCAAGGTTCTCAATTTCACTGGCTAATAATCTTCACTTATTAGCGGCAGCTTGTAAAACCACGCCATAgttgccagacagcagtcattacaAGCCAAGGCATTACTAGTTGAGTCGAAACAATATCACTTAATTTAACCAATTACTGTCACGATCGGGGTGTAATGGTGGATGTTGATCGCCATGGGCggagagagcaggcataaaggcagaggggttgtgtaaccaAAAGAGTCCTTTAATAATGGTGGACacagaaataataaagacacaaaacaaacaaaggaacaaagaAACTCAAATACACAATAACATGGGGTTAAACatgggctctctggcaggaTACAGACTAAGGGacaacaggctctaatacctgttacactaGGTTTAATGCCTAGCTAACGCCCTGTGGCGAAAGACAGGCGGAAGGACTCCTAGCAAACGCCCTGTGGCAAAACACAGGCGGAAGGACTCCTAGCAAACGCCCTGTGTCGAAACACAGGCGGAAGGACTTCCAGCAAACGCCCTGTGTCGAAACACAGGCGGAAGGACGAAACacgtaacaggacacacaaactacgcGTGAAGCTGAAACAGGACACAACATGACGAGACGAAAGAGGCGAGACAAGGCGAGACAAGAGAGAGACGGGAAacaagagagagacgggactagggctaaagacatggcaatcagctagacaTGGCTAAGAgcacttaaccatggcagtcagctacaaaTACATCTagttaagcatgtctttagcccaacatgcactaagctacacttacctaatagctcaacacaacaCTGGGGAATCgggacacagaaacacaaagacgagggatacccagtggctaggctaggggacactcaaaggctaggctcactgggaaaCTAGGGAGGCGGGAAACACAGAAAGGCTAGAGAAACAAAGGGGCCatggctagaagcatgacaGTGAGCTCAACacagattttagctaaacacactcctagccaaacacacacccatctacttacctgctctagctaaacacacaagaaaacagGGGGACAAGAACCACAATACTCACTTCAACACACATGAcatgactgaatcagctccacaaacagacacacaaaacatatacagaaaacattgccaatatgagAGCCCAACTCAAACataacttaaatcaaaatacaaactaaacgaaaaacaacacaaaatgcccacataaatgacactagtgttaataataatgctcgacccagtttcccagactagacatttatttatagatggactaatggctacctcggctcaggtgtgcatcgcatcacctgaccgaggtgccttctgggaaactgagtcagccaacaaaaactacacaggacaaacagcgacctctagtggtggtcccttacaatTACGGTTTCGACTAAGGCTGGGACCGCCTACCTCATCAGCATACAGcgacaaatatatatacaaaaataaataaatgaagaaatgtggaaattcagaaataaataaatcttgaaatatgTTAATTAACAAAAGTGAGAATACATTTAGCAATTTTCCAGGgtatattatgtatttatttatttctatatttacttattaattcgcacatttatttatttataattatgtcatgtttagtccTCCATACCTACAAGCCATCAAACTCctcaataaacacacatacgACAGCATGACTCATCAGGGCTTACTCCCAAAAAATGGTAGGTAGACTATGAAAAACTGAACTTTGCGTCttgaattaaatcaaaatgttgagtaaaagggaagtttatgagcagttatgtgccagatgctgattacctttttttttctttttttacaaactCCTTTAGATGGTATAAAGGCATGAAGCATAAAGACGGGTACTTATGCTAGTAGTCTATAATTTAAGAAAGAAACCACCAAACCCATAACCAATTAGAATCAACCAGAACCACACCACAGTGCtaataagtgaataaaaattGCAACACAATCATTAGATTTCGATTCCTACTCTGTGGATATGTGGTAATGTAAGGGAGAGGTCAGTGAAGCAGCGTGAGCTCAGGCAGTAAAAGCAAGACTGGATTTCTGTGTTACATATTTCTCAGTATTTCATGCAATACATAAACTCTTTCATCCTCACTACAAAGCACTGACTAACACTACATATTCTTTTCATAATAGCTGACATTATAGAAATTAAACATTCGATATTAGTCAGCTTTCATTcttaaaattacatacataaaaataatagataaatacagtgaaacctcagattgtgaccacgtgtgtgtgtgtggaaaacattttattttgtgtctgtatgcatgtgtgtatagcgcgcatgtaaagcaaatgcaagtctaattaaagaggttaaagatccattttctctctctactcaaggcttagcctggtctttgcctgctgtgtgtatctgtgtgcgcgcgtttcattggacaccgtgcccccccccccacacacacacacacacatacaaacacacagacccaTCCTACAGTACTTTCgctttcacagacacacacacacatacacacactactctgtcgcgattcttttcaaaggtaaactgcagattaattttttattatttttactttacagcagtgattccgttagtgtgtcgttcaatcgagtgtcattagagagaattcttgtttctttttttggtaaACCAGTTTTTCCATTGTGTGcgtgtaaaaagagtggaggaggGGTAATTGCAAAAGACGAGAAGGGGAAGAGAGGAGCTTActttaaattcacacacacacacacacacacacacacacacacacacacacacagcgcctgcatgcactaaaaaaacccttatctgtctggatttattttttttttttttaagagaaagtgcaggttaatttgttttatttttacctaatattttgtgttaattctttttaagtatttgttttttgggtgctgtggaacaaataatttgagtttccattatttcttatgggaaaattcaatttggtttacaaaagttttggaatatgagcccacttcgaatgaattatgctcgtaatttaaggttccactgtacattgtTTTAGTATTGTTGTAATTTGTTATGAAACAAAACCCACTTTATGTCATAACGTGTTTCTTTGCCCCAGTTTTTAAGCTTACTTGACacaaatagtcagattacactGTTGTTATTTACGATAACGTAATACCATGTGTGAAGCCAAAACAACTTCATGTTATAATGTCTTTCCTTGCATTAGTTTATAGCCAGTACACTAAAAACAAACCGTATCtttattttgctggttttaCTTTGCCCAACATCATTTcccaaataaaaaaacccaacaGCCTGCCAGATTTAACATTGAGTTATCTCCTGAACTTTCACCCCATTATGCAATGTCCTTTGGCAATTCTTTGCTCATATTGTTAACAAAGCAAATCTGCTTGCTATTTGCTAGAGATGGGGGGGAATCGAAtctattctaaataaaaatatttttaagtttgtaCTAGAACTGGTCGAACGAAATCGattgaaatgctggcctcccaagaactcctttaatggtccaaacatgtggaaatgtcttggagcaaAGTCAGGACTGTGTGGGAgataactcccagctgaattcctgtaatgtgcaactgGTGCAGTGTGCAgtatgaggttgtgcattgtCATGTTAAATCAGACCTGACTAATACTACATATTCTATTTATAATAGCTGACATTATAGTCAGACATCCCAGCAGCTGCAGAAAAGAACCACATAGTTTAGGACAAGGAAAAAATCTTGATATCCCTTGTAAGGCAAATATTCGACCAGTTATTTGATGGAAATGCAAGTAACTAGACATTAGACAaattttattcttaaaattgcataataataataaataaatacttttttttaatttttgttatgAAACAAAACCCACTTCATGTCATAATGTCTTTCCTTGCCTTTTTTTAAGCTTACTTGACACAAATAGTCAGTATACTAAAAAGAAACCTTATCTTTATTATGCTGGTCTCATGTTGCCCAACATGTCActccctaaaataaaaaaagccaacATCCTGCCAGATACAGTGATAAGTCTCATGACCTTTCACACCATTTCAGTTGCAGACATTACATCAGATCACGCCATGTCCTTTAGTAATACTGTGCTCATAGTTATTACAGCTAATCTGCACGCTATTTGTATGGGGGTGTCTAAGTTACACCAatagtgcagaataacagagcacagttataagagtaaaaacaccCTTTATTgatctatataatcccctgttatactaatgcacttatcccagcattttactAATGTTTGCgtagataccatcaaggtagaaaattTTCTCTGTAAATTGTTATGCAAAATTAGAAGGTCTTTGGTGGTCAAACCAGACCTTTTCTTTTCCACTCATTGAACATTTATTGGATCGACTGCATTGGGCTCCGAGCCAGCTTGGCTGGGATCGTTATTGAcagatgtacagccttctttaaaacgttgcCCTATTCAAAAAGAGTCACTGtattgtgcttaaagtcttctataaatgtcagttggttttattttgctggtttCATGTTGCCCGGCACCAttccctaaataaaaaaaaggcaacagcCTGCCAGATTTAACATTATGAGTTATGGAGATGTGTGGGAGATGTGGCATtaacttccagccgagttcctgtaatgtgcaactgGTTCCTGGTGTGAAGTATAAAGTCGTGCATTGTCATGTTAAATCAGAACCAGGCTGTTTTTTATCCTGAGAACATTCTGAACATTCActggaacaactgcagtgggttcCAAATAGGGCTGTGCAAAAATATCGATACATCTAACTATCGCGATAATTTCTTTTACGATAGTGTATCGATAGTCAAACCTCAAGTATCGATCCAAGTTGTGCCAAAAAAACTCCTCCTCCGCTCCGATAGATGTCGCTAACTCGCTATCAACAAAACACTAAGCAGTACGGTATCAGAACAAGTAAGTAAGCAAGACATGAGTGAGCATGGCGGAAAATATTAAAACGCCTCCAGCTTTTAGGGCTGACGTGTGGCTGCACTTCGGTTTCAATACGATACCAGGGAGTACACATACTAATACAAACTATTgcaatatatcacaatatgtaTTGTATCGCAATATATCGTGATTCATCGTATCGTGACCCATGTATCGTGATACGTATCGTATCGTGAGGCCCTTGCCAATACACAGCCCTAGTTCCAAACCACCCTAGCCAAGATCATCATTGAGAACCGTACAtccttcttttaaatttttcgTCATTCAAAACTTTAACTGCAGCTTATAGTCTCATCAGTGTACTTTGCTTAAAGTCTTTGGGTAGCTCAGtgtttaaggcattggactatagTTTTAAAGGTCCCAGGTCAACCAAGGTCAAACCCGACGTTggccccttgagcaaggccttaaCACTAAACTGCTTCACACCTTCAGTTACGAGTtcaaatcctggtttgacttcaaCAGCCCTAGAATCATTTGACCGTTAGAAAGTGACAGTCCAACTCACCTTAATCAATCTCGTGAACTCATCGATGGCCTTCTCCTCCCCAGGGAAGCACTTTTTCAACTCCTGGGAAAAACGTTTTTTGCCACTGTAAATAGGGTAGGTACGCCTGTTCTCCGGTGGACCCAGGACCACATGTTCATAGGGGTTTTCCAATGGTTCCCACTGTAGCTGACCATTGGTCAGCTGATCCACTAAGCAGAGAAATCGCCCATTTTCCTCTAAAGCACCAATGTAGTGGATCCctaaaacagaaacagaaatggCTA of the Clarias gariepinus isolate MV-2021 ecotype Netherlands chromosome 16, CGAR_prim_01v2, whole genome shotgun sequence genome contains:
- the retsat.2 gene encoding all-trans-retinol 13,14-reductase, whose amino-acid sequence is MWLSVGFIVAALLIALFLKYVFGTSGPSPFGVDMREPLKPIELDKKTRNKVLKQGFLASRVPQDLDAIVIGSGIGGLGVAVLLAKVGKKVLVLEQHDRAGGCCHTFSEKGFEFDVGIHYIGALEENGRFLCLVDQLTNGQLQWEPLENPYEHVVLGPPENRRTYPIYSGKKRFSQELKKCFPGEEKAIDEFTRLIKKCGHNVGMMLLLKLLPLPVAKFLVWTGIVNRLSYFFYYGTRSLADVVNSLTENKDLRAVLCYIFGTYGNPPKEASFSMHSLLMCHYLSGAWYPKGGASQIAYNMIPIIEKAGGAVLVRAPVNRILLNAASEAIGVSVMKGQEEVHVHAPIVISDAGIFNTYQQLLPKEVQAWPAIHKQLSMLKRGEAGLSIFLGLNGTKEELGLKACNYWLYPENNLDELFNNYFTGEREESVKSIPLIYVASPSAKDPTWEHRSPGKSTLTVVSFAPYSWFEEWKDDKVKNRGTDYKELKATIINSVLKIVTQKFPKIKDKIEFMDAGTPITNQHYLAAAKGEIYGTDHGTWRFTPDVCVNIRPQTPVKNLFLTGQDVFLCGFAGAIAGAMVCGSALLNRNLYIDVEALRKKLENDNTKKVQ